The following is a genomic window from Kineosporiaceae bacterium.
TTCACCGCACACCGCTGGCAGCTCGCGGTGGTCACAGCGATCATCGTTGCGGCCTCGGTCGTCGGATTGGCCTCACCCTTCCTGCTGCGCGCGGTGATCGACACCGCGCTGCCCGACCAGAACCTGCCCCTGCTGATCTGGCTCACCGTGGCCATGGTGGGCGTCGCCGCGCTCACCTCCGCCCTGGGCGTCGTCCAGACCTGGATCAGCACCCGCATCGGTCAACAGGTGATGCACGGCCTGCGCACCTCGGTCTTCGCCCACCTGCAGCGTCAATCGCTGACCTTCTTCACCCGCACCCGCACCGGCGAGGTGCAGTCGCGGATCACCAACGACATCGGCGGCATGCAGAACGTGGTGACCTCCACCGCGACGTCCATCGCCGCGAACCTGACCACGGCCGTGGCCACCGTGATCGCCATGGTCGCGCTGTCGTGGCGGCTGGCGCTGATCTCGCTCGTGGTGCTGCCGCCCTCGATCTACCTGACCCGCCGGGTCGCCCGCATGCGCCGGGCCATCACCGCGCAACAGCAGCGTGAACTGGCCGACCTCAACGTCACCATCGACGAGAGCCTGTCGATCAGCGGGGTCCAGCTCAGCAAGGCCATGGGCGCCGGGCCGGCTCTGGTGCAACGGTTCACCGACTCCTCGGCCCGCCTGGTCGACCTCGAGCTGCGCTCGCAGTTGGCCGGTCGCTGGCGGATGGCCTCGATGAGCGTGATGTTCGCCGCGATCCCCGCCGTGATCTACCTCGGCGCCGGGCTGCCGATGACCGCCGGCACCATGACGATCGGCACCCTGATCGCGTTCACCTCGTTGCAGAACGGGCTGTTCCGCCCGCTGATGGGCCTGCTCAACGTCGGCGTCTCGATCATCGCCTCGCTCGCCCTGTTCGCCCGCATCTTCGAGTACCTCGACCTCACCGTCGAGGTCGACGATCCCGCTCATCCGGTCGACCTCGACCCGGCCCGCGTGCGCGGGCAGGTGCGGTTCGAGAACGTCACGTTCACCTACCCCGGCAGTCAGACCCCCGCGCTGGACGGCGTCACGCTCGACGTCCCGGCGGGCGGCACCCTGGCCGTGGTCGGTGCCACCGGCTCGGGCAAGAGCACCCTGGGTGCCCTGACCGCGCGGCTGTACGACCCCACCGCGGGCCGGATCACCCTGGACGGCATCGACCTGCGCGACCTACGGCTGGCCGATCTCGCCGATGTCGTCGGTGTCGTGAGTCAAGAGACCTACCTGCTGCACGCGAGCGTGCGCGACAACCTGCGCTACGCCAAGCCCGACGCCACCGACGCCCAGATCGAGGACGCCGCCCGCGCGGCACAGATCCACGACCTGATCGTCGCGCTGCCCGAGGGCTACGACACCGTGGTCGGCTCACGCGGGCATCGGTTCTCCGGCGGTGAGAAGCAGCGCATCGCGATCGCCCGCACCTTGCTGCGCGACCCGCGGGTGCTGATCCTCGACGAGGCCACCAGCGCCCTGGACACCCGCACCGAGCGCGCCGTCCAGCAGGCCTTCGATGCCCTGGCCCGGGGGCGCACCACCATCTCGATCGCGCACCGCCTCTCGACCGTGCGCGACGCCGATCAGATCATCGTGCTCGACCACGGCCGAGTGGTCGAAACCGGCACCCACGAGAGTCTGCTGTCGGCCGAGGGACGCTACGCCGCCCTGGCCGCCTGAGGCCCTGACCCCTGGGGCTCGTCGCGGCCGGGTCAGGCGCGGCAGGCCCCGGTGCCCAGCACGCGCTGGCTGAGGCCATAGCTCAGCATCAACACCGAGAAGCCGGTCATCAACGGTGTCATCGGCTGCCCGCCCAGGCTCATCAGAGCCAGCACGGGGTAGACGGCGGCCATCGCCCCGCACGGGGTCGCGGCCACGGTGCGGGCGCCGTCCTGGCGGGGCACGAAGGTCGCCCAGATCAGGGCGGCCAGGACGCCGAGCAGGCCGAGTGAGCCCCACTCCCAGGGCTGATCGACCGAACCGGCCGAGGGTGCGTCGAGGAACAGCATCACCGTCACCGGCGTCAGGATCGCCGCGACGACGGCACGCCGACGGTCCAGGGCAGTGCGCCAGGCCGGGGGCATGGCCGGCAGGCCGAGCTGCACCGCAGGGGTGGGCTCGAGGATCTGGATCGGGCCCGCCGACGGTGGTTCGATCGTGCTCGGGGTGTTCGACATCTCGTCAGCATACCCGTGGGGGTATCTATTCGGGAGGTCAGTGAGCCATCATCACCGACTGCCACGACGGGCGCGCCGGGGCCGTGCCGCCGTCCAGCTTCGCCCGCCACGTGGTGTCGGTCAGCCGCTCACCGGCGGCCACGGCGAACTCGTAGTAGGCGTACGTCCCACCGACCGCCACCTGGAACCGGCCCGCGTCGTCCGGCACCAGAACGTAGATCCGGTCGAACCGGCCGGTGCCCACCTCGAGGACGGAGGCGGGGCCGGAGGCGATGTCGGCGATGACCGCGGAATCGGTGTCCGCCTCGGGTTCACCCGAGCTCGAGCCGTCGGAGGTGCGGAACCACAGCGCCTCGAGCCGTTCACCGATGAACCGCAACGCCTGATTGTCGGCGGCCGAGACCTTCTGTCCCGCCAATTCGCCCGCGGCCGTGCGCGCGAACAGGTCGAACACGTCGCCCACGTCGGTCAGCAGCGTGACCTGCGAGGCGGTGAGCAGGTGGCGCGCGGACGCACCGCTGCGCAGCAACGCGACCGCGGCGGCCAGCCGCGCGAAGGCGACCGGCTCGGGTTCGACCCAGTTGCGGGGCGTCGTCGCCGGCTCGTCACCGCCGCCCTCGGCCACGGCCTGCTTGGTGTAGAGGATCGTGTCGTGCTTCAACTGGGCGTAGGAGCCGAGACCGCTCTGCAGATCCTTGGCCGCCCAGGCCGGAGTGCGCATCAGGTCGGGGAAGGCCCGGCCGTGGTCGGCCCACACCGGCTGCAGCGCAGCCAACCAGGCGTCGTACACCGTGCCGCCCCACTCGGCCGCCGGGCGGTTCTGCACCAGGCTCGTCAGCGCCGCGAGCTGCTCGCGGTAGCCCTGGTGGTCCATCGCTCCGGACGTGGTCAGCACCGTGCGGGCGGTGGTCGAACCGAGCGCCGCGGCCACGTCCAGTGCGGACGGCAGCAGGCGCTGTTGACCTGCGGAGTTCGTGCCGACCGAGGGCGCGATGAGCTGGTCCATCACGTACGAGTCGAGGGTGAAGCGGGTGCCCATGAGGCGCAGGGAGGCCTTCTCCGGGTCGATGCGCACGGCCCGGGTCGTGGTCAGCGACGCGATCACCCGACGCACGATCGCGTCGTCCGCCAATGGCCCGGGATTCGACATCCACTGGGGCGCAACGGAGGTCGCGGCGGCGAGCATCTCGGCCGGGGTGTAGTCGTCGGCGAGCCCGACCAGGAAGGCGGTGGTCTCGTAGATCGAACGCCACTGCGCCGTGAGACTGCTCGACCCGAGCATCGCCCGGGTGGCCAGCAGCCCGACCCGCACCGGGCGGACCGGATCGCTCGACGAACAGCCCTGGGTGCCCGGCAGACAGAACGCCGACTGACCCAACACCGACATCGCGACGAAGTAGCGGCTCAGCGTCGCCGAGCGGGTGTAGTGCCCACGGGGGGTCATCAGCGAGTAGTCGATCCGCGTCCCGAGCAGGGGGGACGTCGCCGGGCCGGCGTGCGCGTCGACCAGCGCCTTCTCCTGCCGGGCCAACGGTCCCAGGGTGACCGGCAGCCCGAGTTCGGCAGCGGCCACCTGGTAGAGCTGCTCGGCGCGGGCCGCCGCATCGGCCAGCGCCGTCCCCGACAGCTGCCCGGTCTGGGTGTGCGCCGCGGTGAGGCTCTGGCTCACCAGGGTGCGCAGCCTCGGTGACAGGGCCGAGGTCTCGATGTCGCGCAGGATCTTG
Proteins encoded in this region:
- a CDS encoding DUF3160 domain-containing protein, with the protein product MTTHRTTHPTSHPTSHHTRNWTTHRIRHRLIAWSVAATVVAAGCSATGDSPAASPSGTPTGSVSLAPSPASSPSTTIVALPAALVQFGAYTAVPMGDPDSPAYEGPARPTSLTGVQVAPSVREALAANGVGTTLTRQGFVVVPADLRQLHFAYTESAYGGWPVYVTTDAAYHVWHLTFDKILRDIETSALSPRLRTLVSQSLTAAHTQTGQLSGTALADAAARAEQLYQVAAAELGLPVTLGPLARQEKALVDAHAGPATSPLLGTRIDYSLMTPRGHYTRSATLSRYFVAMSVLGQSAFCLPGTQGCSSSDPVRPVRVGLLATRAMLGSSSLTAQWRSIYETTAFLVGLADDYTPAEMLAAATSVAPQWMSNPGPLADDAIVRRVIASLTTTRAVRIDPEKASLRLMGTRFTLDSYVMDQLIAPSVGTNSAGQQRLLPSALDVAAALGSTTARTVLTTSGAMDHQGYREQLAALTSLVQNRPAAEWGGTVYDAWLAALQPVWADHGRAFPDLMRTPAWAAKDLQSGLGSYAQLKHDTILYTKQAVAEGGGDEPATTPRNWVEPEPVAFARLAAAVALLRSGASARHLLTASQVTLLTDVGDVFDLFARTAAGELAGQKVSAADNQALRFIGERLEALWFRTSDGSSSGEPEADTDSAVIADIASGPASVLEVGTGRFDRIYVLVPDDAGRFQVAVGGTYAYYEFAVAAGERLTDTTWRAKLDGGTAPARPSWQSVMMAH
- a CDS encoding ABC transporter ATP-binding protein, translating into MDDHPQNRPRGRGSSVTVTPAEKTQAREVSLRRIGRLFTAHRWQLAVVTAIIVAASVVGLASPFLLRAVIDTALPDQNLPLLIWLTVAMVGVAALTSALGVVQTWISTRIGQQVMHGLRTSVFAHLQRQSLTFFTRTRTGEVQSRITNDIGGMQNVVTSTATSIAANLTTAVATVIAMVALSWRLALISLVVLPPSIYLTRRVARMRRAITAQQQRELADLNVTIDESLSISGVQLSKAMGAGPALVQRFTDSSARLVDLELRSQLAGRWRMASMSVMFAAIPAVIYLGAGLPMTAGTMTIGTLIAFTSLQNGLFRPLMGLLNVGVSIIASLALFARIFEYLDLTVEVDDPAHPVDLDPARVRGQVRFENVTFTYPGSQTPALDGVTLDVPAGGTLAVVGATGSGKSTLGALTARLYDPTAGRITLDGIDLRDLRLADLADVVGVVSQETYLLHASVRDNLRYAKPDATDAQIEDAARAAQIHDLIVALPEGYDTVVGSRGHRFSGGEKQRIAIARTLLRDPRVLILDEATSALDTRTERAVQQAFDALARGRTTISIAHRLSTVRDADQIIVLDHGRVVETGTHESLLSAEGRYAALAA